CTATGGAAGTTGATTTCGCCTGTGCAACCAGCTTTTTCAAGTAATCGTAGCATTTTTGAAACATATCTCTTGTGCAAGCGATGGTGTCTGGGATTAATTCTAGCGTTCAAGGGGGTAATGTTGTTTgtaaaattgatatggagaaagcatATGATCGAGTTAGTTGGAGTTTTTTACTTCGGGTGCTGAATAGGTTTGGTTTCTTGAATTATTGGTGTGATCTGGTTCTTCATTGTATCTCCTCACCTTCCTTTTCAGTAATGTTAAATGGTTTTTTCGAGGCTTCTCATGGGATACTGCTAGGAGATCCACTTTTGCCATATTTGTTTATTCTTTCAGAGGATATTTTGTCAAGGCTATTGGACTCCCAATTTCATTTTGGCAACATAAAGTTCTTTTATTTATCTTCAGCTTGCTCGAGTATTACTCATCTTTAGTATGCTGATGAtttgctaattttttcaaaaggggATTGAAGATCTATGAGAAGGTTGTTAAAGACTTTGCGATTGTATGAATCAATATCAGGGCAAAAAATTAGTGCTGAGAAGCTAGAGCTATTGTAGGTCACGGGTTTCAGTGAAGGGAAATTCCCTTGTTCGTATCTAGGTGTGTTGTTGTATACAGAGTTACTGCTTAAATGTTAAAGCCAAtgataaataagataaaaaagaaattttcgGGTTGGAAATGTAGCCTCCCTTCAGTGGGGTGACGGTTAATTTTATTGAAGCATGATGTGAATAGTATTCCTATACACGTGTTGTTTGTGCTAAATGTTCCCTTGGGTGTGTTGTGAGAGATCCAGCATAATATGTATGAATTTTTATAGGGTTCAATTGatgaaaggaagaaaagagCTTGGATTTCATGGAGACAGGTTTGTTGTCCAGTGAAAGAAGAAGGTTTGGGAGTGTGGTATTTGGATGAAGTAAATGATTTTTTGCTCATGAAATTTGCTTAGAAAATTATTAATAGTGAGTCTCTTTGGGTCTTTGGGCTTCTTTCTTTTAAAGTCGATATTTGAGAAAGGTTAATCTTTTTCAAACTGCTCTATcacccaaggtttcaagattTTGGAAGAGTATTTTATCTCGAGTGCCTCTAGTGCTTAAACATTGGGTGTGGAAAATTTGTAAAGGGGAGATAAGTTTTTGGTTTGAGCCGTGGCTTCCAGTGGATGTGTTAGCTCAGCATATGCTGGTTATTGGATCTCCATTGCTTCAGGTGCGTGACTTGCTTTCACGTTTGGGTTGGAATATTTCACTTCTTACGGATCTTGTGGGTGATGATTTGTATGAGTAGATTGTTAATTCTAATGTTAGAATTTGGCAATGCCAGGATATTTTCATTTGGACTCATAATGCCAATGGCAAGTTCTCTACTAAAGGAGCATGGAGTTTGGTGAGAGTTCATTCGGTAACGTTGTACTCAAATGGACTTGGTGGAAAGGCTTGCCGGGAAAAGTTTCTTTTGTGGCTTGGAGGTTTTGGAATCGTGCTCTTCCTTTGGATTCGGGATTTCAAAAGCTTGGCATCCACCTTGCATCTAAGTGCCATTGTTGTAGGGAAAATATTGATGTGGAGTCTTATGATCATATTTTTGGTAATGGGGGGCATGCGGAGAAagtttggaaattttttttccaaaagacTTCAAGTGTCGTACAGTAGGGAACATAGTATCTCTTTTCAAATCTCTCTTTGGTGGGCTGGGGCAAAACAATCTTCTTAGTTGAGTATTTTGCACGGTATTTTGCTAATATTGATTATTTGGGCATTGTGGATTTCACGTTGTAAAGCTCGTATGGAAGGTTGTGTGGATTCATGGAAGCAAATTATTTTTGGGATTGTGTATCAAATGCAGAATTTCTTCTTTCAAAATATGAAGTTGTCTACTTGTTCCAAATATGACCTTGATTTGTTGAGAAGCATTAGTTGCCCCATTATTCCTATTAGGATGCCGAAAGTGAGATCTTTTGCCTGGATCCGAGATGATAAAGGTAAACTTTTAACTAGATTTGCTTATCTCTATAATGTGCAAACGAATATTACTGCAGAATTTTGGGCTTTAAGGGATGGTCTTCAGCTATGTAAGAATTTGGGTATTTCAGGGTTACTTGtagaaacttattctttaatagTGGTTTCTTGGTTTCAACGAGAGGAGTGTTCTCATTGGTATCTTTGGAATCTTTAGGATGAGGTGTTTGATCTTATTAGAGAGGTTGATGGTCATTTTGTCATATTTATAGAGAACAGAATATGGTTGCAGATTTCTTTGCAAAGGAACGGGGCTCGTAATTCTTATCTTAATCTCGGTGTTGACAGTCTTCTCCTTGCAAAACTTCGGGATTTGCTACGAATCGATAAATGGTCCTTGCCTTATTTACGAGTtctgtaaatagtaatttttctttgtgTTATTTTTGTATGTTGATTTGTTTATTGGTTATTGGTGGTGGGTTAATGTTTTTGCTAATAATTTCCAAGTTTGACATGTAACACAGTTTTCCTCccccataagtgagggtttattaataaaatttggagaacggtcactcttggacatgtgaccCTTATTCTtccataaaaattgaaaaaaaaaaaaaaaaaaaggaaggctGACctcatgtgtgtgtatatatatattatatatattatggaatACAACTCACTATGgtcaacatatatacatatatttgctAGCGCCACTTGAAAGCCCGACTAAACATACGTTGTCAGAACAAAAGTTAGCACTTTATATTCACCTTAATCAAAACTAAATCAGAAATCCCCCTCTATTCTAGGGATGCAGGAATGTTATAGGATGTTATCAATTTCAAGCTGTGAGAAATAGTTTCATTTTCCTGAGGTATATTTAACAGTTACACTATCTTGAATAACATGACTCCATATTATATTGTTAGCATTGGCACATCTCAATCTTTCTATAAATCAAAGAGTTGTTTTTATAAACTTCTTAGCGACTCTCACATATAAAGTTGCACAAGGATTTGggatcaagaaaaagaaagagtcacCTTACAAATTGcaactaaaagaaaaagaaaggaaacaaataGGCCATCATGTTGTCACATATAAATAaacttaatttattaaatatcaaaAGCTGCATGTACTTTATGGCATAATATGTGGACGATTCTCTTTTTCATAGCCTTGAGCAACTAGCCAAGCTTtcttactaaaaaataaaaaagaacttaAATAATTGAGAAATTTTATTAGCAAAGAAACGAGTCAACTTACAACCTTAATCACTTTTTATTCCTCCAGGACcatcatataaaatcaaacgTCCCCAATATCCAGTACGATATCCAGAATCAAAAACACTATACGATTTTGGATCTGATTCATATAACACTGCATCACTTGGATTCACAAATTTGGATTGTGAATTCTCATAGGAAATTCCAATAAGACGGCTATGTGCTGCATATTTTACGTCCCCATAGGGACGAATGCCAGTACCCATAGGTGGACTTGGTTGGTCCAAAGGACTATAAACTTCTCCCCCCCAATCGGCTTGGTTACCCAAGTCATGTAATCTTCCAAATACTTTTGTTGGCCACAGACCGACCTTAAGCatatcatcatccatttgtAATAGCCACACAGATTCTCTTGAATTCGTTCCTGTGCTCATATAATCCTTGCGATAGTAACAAGTGCAATATATAGCAAATGTCAGTATTCTATGCAAATAtatgaacatatatatacttaagttatttattttcttctctggatTATGTCAGTAAGCTGGTGGACATGGTGTGTATATTAATGGCATTTACCTTGCTAATCCTCAATTTTAGAGCATAGTGAAGTCCTCCTACAACTGAAATTCTTCCAACGGGCCAACCTAGAGGTATTTCAGAACTGAGTTGTATGTATCCCGGACATTGTTGATTGAAACATTGTGTTCTTCCATTCAACTAATAGAGTTTAAAGTCATGGAATAagctaaatgaaaatgaaatattttactcTGTTACGAAGAGAAAAGAATTAAACATTGAATATAGCTTACTAATACTCACCACGATATGAGTAAACAATCGAGTCTTGTTATCTTTGAATAATAATGGATTcacctaaaataaattcaccTGGGATCTTAAAATTTGCTGTGAGGTTGAAAAAGATTAACAGCTAACAACAGGCAATTTAAAATCAGAAGACTTACCGTCAATCCCGTTTTCAAGCTATCATCACCATTTGAAAGTGTCATGCGAAATGAGCTATATTGGGAGCCCTCAATACCTTTGGGGTTGAATGTACCAAAGTATGATTCGATTCCATCAATCTTCCTATTCCGATCTGGTTTTGTTTGAAGCATTGCATACTGTAGGTGATAACAAAACCATTATCTCGTTTGAAGTACTGCTAGCGCCAAGATAAACCAACAAATAGAAAATTATTACTTACATGATGGCCGGGTTCTTCCTCTATATCTGAATTTACTTCAACTTTATCTATTCTCCTAATTGGAACTGTTCCATAAGGGCAACCTTCATCTTTTAGCCCAATATTCAATGGTAAATCCGTTTTACTTCGCAGTCCTTCCATAAATAATTTACGTTTCATCTGGATTATGGTTTTAACAAGTCAGAACAAGATCCATAGCAAGAGTTGGGGTAAACATAATCCAAACCTGAAATGTAGTATTCTTCCAAAAAGGGTGATGAAAACCAGGCTGTTTGTAGAAATCAATACAGTCGTATATGTCGCCATCTTCCTATATATCAATATGAATTCAGAACAATTTACACCACAAAGTCAGCCAATGTTAAATGAAGAAATGGAACTACTGGTGAGATAACACCCTTGActtggaaaggaaaaagaaaagttttttAGAAATCTCACGTGGATGGTTTTAATTGCAGACGTACTAAGACTTGTAAGCTGTTCCTTGAATCTCAACTCTTCCTCTCTCGATAATCCCCAATTTGCATCAACCTCATTATGGTTAAGCAGGAGAAACCATACGAATAAGACTAACAGGACGTCCACCATTGAAGCCATGTCTGATGATAGATATGCAATAGTTTGGTTTAGAAGACTTGTATATATAAAGTGTATAATTAATGTAGAGTTATTGCTGTATTTATTAGGAAATGACTTTTAAGGAAATAGCTATCTGGGATAAAGATTGAGGTCAAGtgcattaattacaaaataattaaaacaccaACCTTATTagttacaaaataattaaaaagtttcCATATAATCGTAATAATGGGAGATAATGTAGAATTGTTGGTGAATTCAATAGGAAATGGctcttagagcattcacattggcttCATTAaagttatctttaaaatttgacgaaaagtacaagtttttcataaatctaAAACCTTCCTATCCATAATCCCATATTGGATTAGTtattgaattcatcaaaataataatataatattatttttttaataataatatatattttttttttcatttttagcaattaaactaactataggtacattaataatttagttttatactTGGGGCTGACCATAAatccaaaactgaaatgaaactaAGGTTGCAggggaaaaaaatgagagaaaaaataaagtacAACAGTTGGGAATTAAAATGTAGTAAAATAATTGGTTGATGAGTATATAGTaacccttcaaatttgaaagaaactaTAGATTTACTATAACTCAAAATTTCCAATTTCTCATTTGATGAATTCAATGTAGTTATGATTTATACATATTTATCACTTTATACATTTGGCTTAGCTTTTGATGAAActaatgccaatgctctaaaaggAAATGAGGAAAACATATTGACGTCGGCCGTCCTTAACGTACCAAGTGCATTAATTACAAAGTTTTAAACCAACGTCACATTATCGTCATAATTATAGATAAGGGTGAATAttattaagaattaaaaatggaTAATGTTATTCGGCCTAAATTTAGTTTACTTGGCAATATTAGACAAGCCCACAAGTTATTAGTTTATTGAGATTGTCTAGGAATTTTAATTAGGCTCATAGGCCCAAAAGTGTATTTGAGGGCCTGCTAAGAGGCAGTGGGTGATTTGGTCTCATTTGATTATTAGAGTGTATTGAGATTAACTCAATTCATTCTAATTTTAAGATAAGTCTAATATCTAAACACATAAttctcaaatcactaaactcatctcaattcaaaacattCTTATACATAGgatccacaacctttttcaactcaacacttaTTTATACGTGAGattcataacttttttcaatttctcataaacaaatataaactcattttaacatctaaacatatttaaactcatcttaggtgggTCCTACAAAATTtgtcatctcaactcactactattcataaaaaactcaactcatcttagctaacctcaacatttaaacatatttaaactcatcttaggtgggCCCCACAAAAttcatcatctcaactcactactatttataaaaaacttaactcatctcaactaaCCTCAACTAATCGAgaataatgcatgcatgctttcaATTCTCAAAAGATTAAGGGTAGGTTTGGAGAGTAAGATGAGATGCAAATTTTATGGATATTagtaagataatttgtaaatagtaataaaataatttaagttgaatatttttttaagttttggaaaatgtgagagaaaattttgaataaaaattattataaaattaaaatattattgataatataaatatatatatatatatttttatatgcagGCATTAATTTCAGGTTATTCGAaagcgtgttttttttttttttcttttcaaaccaaGGTGTGGtcttaaattaatacacatgaGGATGGGGATTCGATTCTTGATTCtgttaaaaataaatgtgttgTCAATTAGTCGCCGAAAGCGTGTTTCTAATGGTAATATACTACGCACTAAATTATCAGTCCAAGAAAAGATCACTAATTGTGATCGATCGATGATGAGTCAAATTCCATATATACAAACTTATTAAAAGTTACGTACGTTGAAGGTTAatgcatataataatatatattctttaagtACTTCATGTATTGCATGCGAATAATGCCATGTTTCTTGATGAGTGGTGTAAAGGATGTATCCACTACTGGATGTGACCGTTTATCAGCAAATTGTTACGTTGGTAATACGATGTGTCTAAGACACTTTCGATATCTAAGTTAGCAATAAATGAGAGACAATAATTTAAGAATGCTTAATAAGATGATTAGAGGGTTACTTATTCTCTCTATATATAGGCGTGGAGAATATTGGATGAGTACTATCAATGAATCATCTTCGCATAAGACTTAGCCATAATAAGGCTTATCCCTGATATCACATAATTATCTAGTCACCATTCTATCTATATCCATAATGTGATGGTCTATCCACCCTAATAAACAGGATGGCTAGAGTCCATTCATGATTCACAACTCTTTTGAATAGTTATCATTTTTGGAAGATGGGCTCCCAGATCAGGCTAGACAGTACTTACTCCTCCAGTTACTCCGCCAATTCTTCTCACAGTaataaggattttttttttctcttttttttttttttttgttttataccTACCTTACTTCACTCAAAGAAGGGATTCGAGACCCATGGACTACTCTGCTAGCACATTAATTACCTCACTCATTGTTTCCACTTACCAAGACGCGGGGATTTTAAACTTGGGAAACGTACGTACACTCCTATAACCATCACCACATTCTTTTTCAATCACGTCATTTAGTGAGGTGATGATGATCCATAGTCATTACCTGTCTTCATTTCCTTGCCCCTTCTCATTCTTTCATCTTTCATCCAATCCTTCACGTTCTTGAGTTCCCATTGATTTGACCTCCCTATCTGTGACCTTTGGCTTGCAGCCTCCCTTCTCCTCTACTCATTCATCGTCCTCATTGCCCAGCGAAATGTATCCCTGACTCCAACTCAAGGCTAGTCCCCCTCTATCCCAGAGTCTTCCTCTGTGAAAGACATGCCATGTTTAGAAGGCTTCAGGTGGCGTTCCTCTCTCACTCCCACGGATTTAGTGAATCTACACAACTCCTATGGGATCCCAAACTCGATACTTTCGAACTTTCTTGTCGTGGTTGTGTTGATGAAGAAGAGTTCACCCAAAAGGTTGCTCTACCTGTCTGTGCCCTCATGCATGGTTTACGATTTTCTTTCTGTCACCCTATACTCGACGTTCTTGATCTTCTACGGTTGGCCCCTGTGCAACTTCACTCTCACGCGTGGTGAGTTTTCTATTCTTGCACTGTATTCTATTAGGTCTTGGAGCTTGCCTGGGGAGAATACCCAAATTTAATCACCTGAGAGTTCTTGGCCTTTTACTCTTTGAGGAGCTATATAGGTAACATTTGTAGTTTTCAGACCAAAGACTAGCAGTTGGCTCATTTTGAGAGTCTCCATTCGAATGCCAAGAAATGGACGAGGaagtttttcttcatttcttgttTAGGTTGGGAATTTCCTCATTCAGAGACTTCCCTATTAGAGTCACCTAGAGTATGGTCCCAGATGACAAAGGTCTGGCGGCAACTTTAGCCATTTTGTCTGAACTGGGGCAATCCCGTGTTTGATATGGTCAATACCTGGGCGATTGAACATGAGGATGACATTTGGATTGAGGTCCTTCTGACGCCTGCCAATATTGATTGTTTCTTGGTGATGCCTAATCATTCAAATGTTCGCGGTTGCCTTTTTCTAATCAAGGTCATCGCACCATCTCCCACAAAGAAACCCATGATAGTTAATACACAATGCACATAGTATGTTTCTAGTAGTATGGAATAATCGCAGTTGAAAAAGTTTATTTCTAAGTAAAGTTTTTAGCAATTAAATATGGtaccaaataaaaataactattaatCCCGAAATACTTATTCCAAAAGACTCTCCTAATACAGAATAAATCTTTAAAACCACAATTTTTGATACCAAGTTCATCATCCAGAAAGGCACAGATCCATTGTAAGCGACATATA
This Carya illinoinensis cultivar Pawnee chromosome 11, C.illinoinensisPawnee_v1, whole genome shotgun sequence DNA region includes the following protein-coding sequences:
- the LOC122282571 gene encoding uncharacterized protein LOC122282571; translated protein: MASMVDVLLVLFVWFLLLNHNEVDANWGLSREEELRFKEQLTSLSTSAIKTIHEDGDIYDCIDFYKQPGFHHPFWKNTTFQMKRKLFMEGLRSKTDLPLNIGLKDEGCPYGTVPIRRIDKVEVNSDIEEEPGHHYAMLQTKPDRNRKIDGIESYFGTFNPKGIEGSQYSSFRMTLSNGDDSLKTGLTVNPLLFKDNKTRLFTHIVLNGRTQCFNQQCPGYIQLSSEIPLGWPVGRISVVGGLHYALKLRISKDYMSTGTNSRESVWLLQMDDDMLKVGLWPTKVFGRLHDLGNQADWGGEVYSPLDQPSPPMGTGIRPYGDVKYAAHSRLIGISYENSQSKFVNPSDAVLYESDPKSYSVFDSGYRTGYWGRLILYDGPGGIKSD